In the genome of Methanopyrus kandleri AV19, one region contains:
- a CDS encoding 30S ribosomal protein S12, which produces MPGKKSPAGEFAARKLREKRKKFRWKDERYKRRMLKLDEKADPLEGAPQARGIVLEKVGVEAKQPNSAIRKCVRVQLIKNGKQVTAFCPGDGAIDYIDEHDEVVIEGIGGPKGRAKGDIPGVRYKVVKVNDVALSELLKGKIEKPMR; this is translated from the coding sequence ATGCCGGGCAAGAAGAGTCCCGCTGGGGAGTTCGCGGCCCGTAAGCTGCGGGAGAAGCGTAAGAAGTTCCGGTGGAAGGACGAGAGGTATAAGCGTAGGATGTTGAAACTCGACGAAAAGGCAGACCCACTGGAGGGCGCACCTCAGGCGCGTGGGATCGTGCTCGAGAAGGTCGGAGTCGAGGCGAAGCAGCCCAACTCCGCGATCCGTAAGTGCGTACGCGTCCAGCTGATCAAGAACGGTAAGCAGGTCACCGCGTTCTGTCCCGGTGACGGTGCGATCGACTACATCGACGAGCACGATGAGGTGGTCATCGAGGGTATCGGAGGTCCCAAGGGTCGCGCTAAGGGAGACATTCCGGGCGTCCGATACAAGGTCGTGAAGGTGAACGACGTGGCTCTGTCCGAGCTGCTGAAGGGTAAGATCGAGAAGCCGATGCGTTAA
- a CDS encoding 50S ribosomal protein L30e codes for MQEIERQIRMAVETGDVVLGSNQTIKLLKLGKPKLVIVAANCPAEIREDIEYYAELADVPVFVYPGTSMDLGDVCGRPHVVASMAVLDDGESDLIATVRKAMEEGAAPS; via the coding sequence CTGCAGGAGATTGAGCGTCAGATCCGCATGGCTGTCGAGACTGGAGACGTCGTGTTAGGATCCAACCAGACCATCAAGCTACTGAAACTAGGGAAGCCCAAGCTAGTGATCGTAGCGGCGAACTGTCCGGCCGAAATCCGTGAAGACATCGAGTACTACGCGGAGCTAGCCGACGTACCGGTGTTCGTGTACCCGGGCACGAGCATGGATCTGGGTGACGTATGCGGTAGACCACACGTGGTAGCTTCGATGGCGGTCCTGGACGACGGCGAGTCTGACCTCATCGCTACGGTCCGCAAGGCTATGGAGGAAGGGGCCGCACCGAGCTAA
- a CDS encoding 30S ribosomal protein S7: MKVFGKWDPTEVEVRDPGLKDYICLKPMYLPHTGGRHAKKRFAKAEVPIVERLINRVMRTEKNTGKKHLAYNIVKRAFDIIHERTGENPIQVLVQALENAAPREETTTIIYGGISYHEAVDSSPQRRLDIALRLITEGAQQRAFRNPKPIEECLAEEIIAAARYDTECHSIRRKEEIERIAEAAR, encoded by the coding sequence ATGAAGGTGTTCGGCAAGTGGGACCCCACGGAGGTCGAGGTTCGAGACCCGGGTCTGAAGGATTACATCTGTCTGAAGCCGATGTACCTACCGCACACTGGCGGTCGTCACGCCAAGAAGCGGTTCGCGAAGGCGGAAGTCCCGATCGTGGAGAGGCTGATCAACCGTGTGATGCGGACGGAAAAGAACACCGGCAAGAAGCACCTCGCATACAATATAGTCAAGAGGGCGTTCGACATCATCCACGAGCGGACCGGTGAGAACCCGATCCAGGTTCTGGTGCAGGCCCTGGAGAACGCCGCTCCGAGGGAGGAGACCACCACGATCATTTACGGAGGTATTTCTTACCACGAGGCCGTCGATTCCTCGCCGCAGCGGCGGCTGGACATCGCCCTCCGGCTAATTACGGAGGGCGCTCAGCAGCGGGCGTTCCGCAACCCGAAACCGATAGAGGAGTGCTTGGCGGAGGAGATCATCGCAGCCGCGAGATACGATACGGAGTGCCACTCCATCCGGCGTAAGGAGGAGATCGAGCGCATCGCGGAGGCGGCCCGATAA
- a CDS encoding elongation factor EF-2, producing the protein MAEKCRKLMTEPGKIRNIGIIAHIDHGKCVAPETKICLADGRFVRADELFEELKERGRLVKCDESEEVYELREPVGVSSLDKDAVEIVEGKITHVWRLKADKLVEVEVKNGRSIRTTPEHKFLVLDPSGEIVEKRADELEIGDYIVCTQKLVHEGMSEEELKREVFRRLGRDFFVHLPEEEAESVLELAKERGIKALWETLEVDIEENSFYYQLRKGRIRADILVDLAEELGLDLADLYDAVEVSYRSNTKSTKPIRLPEPEDLFYLAGLMFGDGCWNQLTNGSEAIQGEVKRIASDMGLEVRVRRYEGKTARIDFPETVPRILEALFDYPRRKKAHRIRVNDFLTRAPLDCIAEFIRGYFDADGTVEEGRSAVSVTSVSREFLEDLQLLLQKFDVASYLREGDGAYTLYVSGARSLERFPGFREPEKAEKLKKLMEKASSSELEKVPISGEILREVRGDVPTTRMFNCYSNYEGGQVGLTKSSLEKVISTLEAVGVEGEALERLKALARDDVCFLEVVRVEEVEYDGYVYDFTVEEHHNFAAEGFVVHNTTLSDQLLAGAGMISEELAGDQLVLDFDEMEQERGITIDAANVSMVHEYEGEEYLINLIDTPGHVDFSGDVTRAMRAVDGAIVVVCAVEGVMPQTETVLRQALRERVRPVLYINKVDRLINELKLSPEEMQNRFLEIISEVNKMIEQMAPEEFKDEWKVSVEDGSVAFGSAYYGWGISFPFMEKTGITFKDIIEYCQQDKQKELAQEAPVYQVVLDMVVKHLPDPVTAQEYRIEQIWPGDPESEDGKTLRKCDPNGKLAMVVTDVRIDEHAGEVATGRVYSGTIREGQQVYLASSKKETRVQQVGIYMGPDRIRTDEVPAGNIAAVTGLRDVWAGETVTDPEDPIEPFEELQHFAEPVVTVAVEAKNTQDLPKLIEILHQIAKEDPTVKVEINEETGQHLVSGMGELHLEIIAHRIKERGVDIKVSEPIVVYREGVFGVCDDEVEGKSPNKHNKFYVTVEPVEEEIVEAIEEGKFNPEEMSKKELEETLMEYGMDRDDAKAVETVKGTNFFLDKTVGLQYLNEVMELLIEGFEEAMEEGPLAKEPCRGVKVSLVDAEIHEDPVHRGPAQVIPAIKRAIYGGMLLADTHLLEPMQYIYVTVPQDYMGAVTKEIQGRRGTIEEIQQEGDTVIIKGKAPVAEMFGFANDIRSATEGRAIWTTEHAGYERVPEELEEQIIREIRERKGLKPEPPKPEDYIEDYGG; encoded by the coding sequence ATGGCCGAGAAGTGCCGCAAACTAATGACCGAGCCGGGGAAGATCCGTAATATCGGTATCATCGCCCATATAGACCACGGTAAGTGTGTGGCTCCCGAGACCAAGATCTGCCTAGCAGACGGCCGGTTCGTCCGAGCGGACGAGTTGTTCGAGGAGCTGAAAGAGCGCGGCAGACTCGTGAAGTGCGATGAGAGTGAAGAGGTCTACGAGCTAAGAGAGCCCGTCGGAGTATCCTCGCTGGACAAGGACGCCGTAGAGATCGTGGAAGGCAAGATAACTCACGTGTGGCGCCTGAAGGCGGACAAGCTCGTGGAGGTCGAGGTGAAGAACGGTAGGAGCATCCGTACGACGCCGGAGCACAAGTTCCTCGTCCTGGATCCCTCGGGTGAGATCGTCGAGAAGAGGGCCGACGAGCTGGAGATCGGAGATTACATCGTGTGCACCCAGAAGCTGGTCCACGAAGGGATGAGCGAGGAGGAGCTCAAGCGCGAGGTGTTCCGCAGGCTCGGCAGGGACTTCTTCGTCCACCTGCCGGAAGAGGAGGCGGAGAGCGTTCTCGAGCTGGCCAAGGAGCGCGGAATCAAGGCGCTATGGGAGACGCTGGAGGTGGACATCGAGGAAAACTCGTTCTACTACCAGCTGAGAAAGGGACGGATTCGAGCCGATATCCTCGTCGACCTGGCGGAAGAGCTGGGTCTGGACCTGGCGGACCTCTACGACGCCGTCGAGGTCTCCTACCGGTCGAACACCAAGTCGACGAAGCCCATCCGACTGCCCGAGCCGGAGGATCTGTTCTACCTGGCGGGTCTCATGTTCGGTGACGGGTGCTGGAACCAGCTCACCAACGGGTCCGAAGCCATTCAGGGGGAGGTAAAGCGGATCGCGAGCGACATGGGTCTGGAGGTCCGAGTCCGAAGGTATGAGGGCAAGACCGCGCGGATTGACTTCCCGGAGACCGTCCCGAGGATCCTGGAGGCACTCTTCGACTACCCGAGGAGGAAGAAGGCCCACAGGATCCGGGTCAACGACTTCCTGACCAGGGCACCGTTGGACTGCATCGCCGAGTTCATCCGCGGGTACTTCGACGCGGACGGTACCGTCGAGGAGGGTCGGAGCGCGGTATCGGTGACTTCCGTGAGCCGGGAGTTCCTGGAAGATCTCCAGTTGCTCCTGCAGAAGTTCGACGTGGCCAGCTACCTCAGGGAGGGAGACGGTGCCTACACCCTGTACGTGTCGGGCGCCCGGTCGCTCGAGAGGTTCCCGGGCTTCCGGGAGCCCGAGAAGGCGGAGAAGCTGAAGAAACTGATGGAGAAGGCGTCGTCCTCGGAGCTCGAGAAGGTACCGATCAGCGGGGAAATCCTTCGGGAAGTTCGCGGTGACGTCCCAACCACGAGGATGTTCAACTGTTACTCGAACTACGAGGGTGGCCAGGTGGGCCTGACTAAGTCGAGCCTCGAGAAGGTGATCAGCACCCTGGAGGCGGTCGGGGTCGAGGGTGAGGCACTCGAGAGGTTGAAGGCGCTCGCCAGGGACGACGTCTGCTTCCTGGAGGTGGTACGCGTCGAGGAGGTCGAGTACGACGGTTACGTGTACGACTTCACGGTCGAAGAGCATCACAACTTCGCCGCCGAAGGGTTCGTGGTGCACAACACGACGTTATCCGACCAGCTGTTGGCCGGCGCCGGGATGATCTCGGAGGAGCTGGCCGGAGATCAACTCGTGCTGGACTTCGACGAGATGGAGCAGGAGCGAGGTATCACGATCGACGCCGCGAACGTCAGCATGGTGCACGAGTATGAGGGCGAGGAGTACCTGATCAACCTCATCGACACCCCCGGTCACGTGGACTTCTCGGGTGACGTGACCCGGGCCATGCGAGCCGTGGACGGCGCGATCGTGGTCGTATGCGCGGTCGAAGGTGTGATGCCACAGACGGAAACCGTGCTCCGGCAGGCTCTCCGAGAGCGCGTGAGGCCGGTACTGTACATCAACAAGGTAGACAGACTGATCAACGAGCTGAAGCTGAGCCCGGAGGAGATGCAGAACCGGTTCCTGGAGATCATCTCCGAGGTCAACAAGATGATCGAGCAGATGGCGCCCGAGGAGTTCAAGGACGAGTGGAAGGTGAGCGTCGAGGACGGTTCCGTGGCGTTCGGAAGCGCGTACTACGGTTGGGGTATCAGCTTCCCGTTCATGGAGAAGACCGGGATCACGTTCAAGGACATCATCGAGTACTGTCAGCAGGACAAGCAGAAGGAGCTGGCCCAGGAGGCTCCCGTGTACCAGGTAGTGCTGGACATGGTGGTCAAGCATCTCCCGGACCCGGTCACGGCGCAGGAGTACCGTATCGAGCAGATCTGGCCGGGTGATCCGGAGAGCGAGGACGGTAAGACGCTGAGGAAGTGCGACCCGAACGGCAAGCTGGCCATGGTCGTGACGGACGTCCGGATCGACGAGCACGCGGGTGAGGTGGCGACGGGCCGGGTATATTCCGGTACGATCCGCGAGGGTCAGCAGGTGTACCTGGCGAGCTCCAAGAAGGAGACCCGAGTGCAGCAGGTAGGTATCTACATGGGACCGGACCGTATCCGCACGGACGAGGTGCCGGCGGGTAACATAGCGGCCGTGACCGGCCTGCGCGACGTGTGGGCCGGTGAGACCGTGACCGACCCGGAGGATCCGATCGAGCCGTTCGAGGAGCTGCAGCACTTCGCCGAGCCCGTAGTCACCGTGGCCGTCGAGGCTAAGAACACGCAGGACCTGCCCAAGCTGATCGAGATCCTGCACCAGATCGCGAAGGAGGACCCGACGGTCAAGGTCGAGATCAACGAGGAGACCGGACAGCACCTGGTCTCCGGTATGGGCGAGCTGCACCTAGAGATCATCGCCCACAGGATCAAGGAGCGCGGTGTGGACATCAAGGTCTCGGAGCCGATCGTGGTGTACCGAGAGGGCGTGTTCGGAGTCTGTGACGATGAGGTCGAGGGCAAGTCTCCGAACAAGCACAACAAGTTCTACGTGACGGTGGAGCCCGTCGAGGAGGAGATCGTGGAGGCCATCGAGGAGGGCAAGTTCAACCCGGAGGAGATGAGCAAGAAGGAGCTCGAGGAGACGCTGATGGAGTACGGTATGGACCGGGACGACGCGAAGGCCGTCGAGACCGTCAAGGGTACGAACTTCTTCCTGGACAAGACCGTGGGTCTGCAGTACCTGAACGAGGTGATGGAGCTGCTGATCGAAGGCTTCGAGGAGGCCATGGAGGAGGGTCCGCTGGCGAAGGAGCCGTGCCGAGGAGTGAAGGTCAGCCTCGTGGACGCCGAGATCCACGAGGACCCCGTACACCGAGGTCCGGCTCAGGTGATCCCGGCGATCAAGCGCGCGATCTACGGCGGCATGCTGCTGGCCGACACGCACCTGCTCGAGCCGATGCAGTACATCTACGTGACCGTACCGCAGGACTACATGGGTGCCGTGACCAAGGAGATACAGGGACGTAGAGGTACTATCGAGGAGATCCAGCAGGAGGGAGATACCGTCATCATCAAGGGTAAGGCACCCGTGGCCGAGATGTTCGGATTCGCGAACGACATCCGATCGGCCACCGAGGGTCGCGCGATCTGGACCACCGAGCACGCCGGCTACGAGCGCGTGCCCGAGGAGCTGGAGGAGCAGATCATTCGGGAGATCCGGGAGAGGAAGGGTCTGAAGCCGGAGCCCCCGAAGCCGGAGGACTACATCGAGGACTACGGCGGGTAA
- a CDS encoding NusA-like transcription termination signal-binding factor: MAVKLETEQIRMIALFESLTGAHVLDCVIDDEHNRAIFVVKEGQIGLAIGKKGQNVRRVQEQLGMDVEVVEHSEDPEKFIRNALFPARVKSVRVTERGNKKVAIVDVPESERGRVIGKGGRNIKKARILARRHHGIDDIIVT; this comes from the coding sequence TTGGCGGTTAAACTGGAAACCGAGCAGATCCGCATGATCGCGCTCTTCGAGAGCCTCACCGGGGCACACGTGCTGGACTGCGTGATCGACGACGAGCACAACAGGGCGATCTTCGTGGTGAAGGAGGGACAGATAGGCCTAGCGATCGGTAAGAAGGGTCAGAACGTGCGTCGCGTTCAGGAGCAGCTCGGGATGGACGTGGAGGTCGTGGAGCACTCCGAGGATCCGGAGAAGTTCATCCGAAACGCCCTGTTTCCGGCGCGCGTGAAGAGCGTTCGAGTGACGGAGCGCGGGAACAAGAAAGTCGCGATAGTGGACGTGCCGGAGTCCGAGCGGGGCCGGGTTATCGGTAAAGGGGGAAGGAACATAAAGAAGGCGCGGATCCTCGCGAGGAGACACCATGGTATCGATGATATCATCGTCACGTGA
- the trpD gene encoding anthranilate phosphoribosyltransferase, whose product MSVLERIIRGSDLDREEARDLMCRIVGGELSDVEVAGILVALRCKGYTSEELVGFVDGMMEHAVKVDPDVERLVDTAGTGGDELDTFNASTLAGLTAAAAGVPVAKHGNRSVTSECGSADILEALGVNIEADPDTVKRCIEEVGFGFMFAPKFHPAMKNVMPVRRKLGIRTVFNVLGPLTNPARERVTGQVIGVYSENLLDLVAGALAELGVRRGLVVYGLDGVDELSVTCENEVVYVDDGEVTDRDTVAPEDVGLDRADPKDVAGADPETSAEEARKILGGELPVDHPKVQMTAFNAGAALYVGEAVDSLEKGIQRALDVLEEGRALEVLEKVVDLSS is encoded by the coding sequence TTGAGCGTCCTCGAGAGGATCATCCGCGGATCGGATCTGGATCGGGAAGAGGCCCGCGATTTGATGTGTCGAATCGTCGGCGGTGAGCTTTCCGACGTTGAAGTAGCCGGTATCTTGGTGGCGCTACGCTGTAAGGGGTACACCTCGGAGGAACTCGTAGGTTTCGTCGACGGGATGATGGAGCACGCGGTGAAGGTGGATCCGGACGTCGAGAGACTCGTGGATACGGCCGGCACCGGTGGGGACGAACTGGACACCTTCAACGCCAGCACGCTGGCGGGGCTCACCGCGGCGGCGGCCGGCGTGCCCGTCGCGAAGCACGGGAACCGCAGCGTCACCAGCGAGTGCGGTAGTGCCGACATCCTGGAGGCCCTCGGTGTGAACATCGAGGCGGATCCAGACACGGTTAAGCGCTGCATCGAAGAGGTTGGATTCGGATTCATGTTCGCGCCGAAGTTCCATCCCGCCATGAAGAACGTCATGCCGGTACGCCGTAAGCTGGGGATCCGAACTGTCTTCAACGTCCTCGGACCACTCACCAACCCCGCCCGGGAGCGCGTTACCGGGCAGGTCATCGGTGTGTACTCGGAAAACCTGCTGGACCTCGTGGCCGGTGCCCTCGCGGAACTCGGGGTTCGGAGGGGACTCGTGGTTTACGGTTTAGACGGTGTTGACGAGCTGAGCGTCACCTGCGAGAACGAGGTGGTGTACGTGGACGACGGGGAGGTGACGGATAGGGACACGGTGGCCCCCGAAGACGTCGGACTGGATCGAGCCGATCCGAAGGACGTCGCGGGTGCGGATCCGGAGACCTCGGCCGAGGAAGCTCGGAAGATCCTGGGCGGTGAGCTGCCCGTCGACCACCCGAAGGTCCAGATGACGGCGTTCAACGCGGGTGCCGCTCTCTACGTCGGGGAAGCCGTCGATTCGTTGGAGAAGGGAATTCAGCGCGCACTGGACGTCCTGGAGGAGGGACGGGCTCTGGAAGTCCTGGAGAAGGTAGTCGACCTCTCCTCCTAA